From the genome of Parazoarcus communis, one region includes:
- a CDS encoding acyl-CoA thioesterase: MSSKEETRAAYPHTQAITTRWMDNDVYGHVNNVQYYSYFDTVVNQWLIERGLLDFQNSEVIGLVIETSCAYFSPIAFPDVVQAGLRVARIGNSSIRYEVGLFRNDEDTVSAAGHFIHVYVDRKTNRPVRVPDAMREALAEIQSIQTNN, encoded by the coding sequence ATGTCATCAAAGGAAGAAACCCGCGCCGCCTACCCGCATACTCAGGCGATCACCACGCGCTGGATGGACAACGACGTCTATGGCCATGTAAATAATGTCCAGTACTACAGTTACTTCGACACCGTCGTAAATCAGTGGCTGATCGAGCGCGGACTGCTCGATTTCCAGAACAGCGAGGTGATCGGTCTTGTGATCGAAACGTCTTGCGCCTACTTCAGCCCGATTGCCTTTCCCGACGTGGTTCAGGCCGGCCTGCGCGTTGCCCGCATCGGCAACAGCAGCATTCGTTACGAAGTCGGCCTGTTCCGCAATGACGAAGACACGGTTTCAGCCGCCGGTCACTTCATCCATGTATATGTCGATCGCAAAACCAACCGACCGGTGCGCGTACCCGATGCAATGCGTGAAGCACTGGCCGAAATCCAGTCAATCCAGACCAATAACTGA
- a CDS encoding branched-chain amino acid ABC transporter permease, translated as MTTLYAILIDGMIYASWLFMVAAGLTVIYGVMRILNMAHGSFYSIGAYTGASLVGWYFSGAEGAPYWSYALLLGAALVSGVVVGLLIEQGLLQFMYKRDEILMVIVTYALLLILEDATKLIFGVDPYFTFQPYSLLGRSEIGELTFANYDLALIAVSAVIGAACWLTLNRTHTGKVLRAVIQDREIAIAMGVNVKLMFAATFVVGTTLGAIAGALTAPAISVSPGIGVEVIVLAFAVVVVGGLGSIEGAIVGALLVGITRAAAVHLAPQIELFVIYGVMALVLAVRPQGLFGRDLARKI; from the coding sequence ATGACGACGCTCTATGCAATTCTGATCGACGGGATGATCTACGCCTCATGGTTGTTCATGGTGGCGGCGGGTCTGACCGTGATCTACGGGGTGATGCGCATCCTGAACATGGCCCATGGCAGCTTCTACTCCATCGGTGCCTATACGGGTGCATCTCTCGTTGGCTGGTATTTCTCCGGCGCAGAAGGCGCGCCCTACTGGAGCTATGCCTTGTTGCTGGGTGCCGCGCTGGTGTCTGGCGTGGTGGTGGGTCTGCTGATCGAGCAAGGCCTGCTGCAGTTCATGTACAAGCGCGACGAGATCCTGATGGTGATCGTCACCTATGCCCTGCTGCTGATTCTGGAAGATGCTACCAAGCTCATCTTCGGCGTCGACCCCTATTTCACCTTCCAGCCCTACAGCCTGCTCGGTCGCAGCGAGATCGGGGAACTGACCTTCGCCAACTACGACCTTGCACTGATCGCCGTTTCGGCCGTGATCGGTGCCGCCTGCTGGCTCACGCTGAACCGGACCCACACCGGAAAAGTCCTGCGTGCGGTGATTCAGGATCGCGAGATCGCAATCGCCATGGGCGTGAACGTGAAGTTGATGTTCGCCGCGACCTTCGTGGTCGGAACCACGCTGGGTGCGATCGCCGGCGCACTGACCGCACCTGCAATCTCGGTGTCGCCCGGCATCGGCGTCGAAGTGATCGTGCTGGCGTTTGCCGTCGTCGTGGTCGGCGGTCTGGGCAGTATCGAAGGTGCGATCGTCGGCGCCCTGCTGGTCGGGATCACCCGGGCAGCAGCAGTGCACCTCGCACCACAAATTGAACTGTTCGTGATCTACGGCGTTATGGCCCTGGTACTTGCGGTGCGGCCACAAGGTCTTTTCGGACGCGATCTGGCGAGGAAAATCTGA
- the gabD gene encoding NADP-dependent succinate-semialdehyde dehydrogenase: MTLALKDPSLLRSSCYIDGEWVAADAGATITVTNPATGETVGTVPKMGQAETRRAIEAANAAWPAWRSLTAGARSKILRRWFELLLEHQDDLAVLMTSEQGKSLTEAKGEIGYAASFIEWFAEEGKRIYGDVIPGHQPDKRIVVTKEPIGVCAAITPWNFPSAMITRKAGPALAAGCTMVLKPASQTPLSALALAVLAERAGIPKGVFSVVTGSAGEIGGELTANPIVRKLTFTGSTEIGIKLAAQCAPTIKKLSLELGGNAPFIVFDDADLDAAVEGALASKYRNSGQTCVCANRLLVQDGVYDAFAEKLAAAVAKLKVGNGLEAGTTQGPLIDMNAVEKVEEHIADALSKGARLMTGGKRHALGHTFFEPTILADVTPAMKVAKEETFGPVAPLFRFKDEAEAIQMANDTEFGLAAYFYAAGMNRVWRVSAALEYGIVGINTGIISTEVAPFGGVKSSGLGREGSKYGIEDYLEIKYLCMGGVQ; the protein is encoded by the coding sequence ATGACACTCGCACTCAAGGACCCGAGCCTGCTCCGTTCCAGCTGCTACATCGATGGCGAATGGGTCGCCGCCGACGCCGGCGCCACCATTACCGTCACCAACCCCGCCACCGGCGAGACCGTCGGCACCGTGCCCAAGATGGGCCAGGCCGAAACCCGCCGCGCCATCGAAGCGGCCAACGCCGCATGGCCCGCATGGCGCAGCCTCACCGCCGGCGCGCGCTCGAAGATCCTGCGCCGCTGGTTCGAGTTGCTGCTCGAGCACCAGGACGACCTGGCCGTGCTGATGACCTCAGAGCAGGGCAAGTCGCTCACCGAAGCCAAGGGCGAGATCGGCTATGCCGCCTCCTTCATCGAGTGGTTTGCCGAAGAGGGCAAGCGCATCTACGGTGACGTGATCCCCGGCCATCAGCCCGACAAGCGCATCGTCGTCACCAAGGAGCCGATCGGCGTGTGCGCCGCGATCACGCCCTGGAACTTCCCCTCGGCGATGATCACCCGCAAGGCCGGACCGGCGCTCGCCGCCGGCTGCACCATGGTGCTCAAGCCCGCCAGCCAGACCCCGCTGTCCGCACTGGCGCTGGCCGTGCTCGCCGAGCGCGCCGGCATTCCGAAGGGTGTGTTCAGCGTGGTCACCGGCTCGGCCGGCGAGATCGGCGGCGAACTCACCGCCAACCCCATCGTGCGCAAGCTCACCTTTACCGGCTCGACCGAGATCGGCATCAAGCTCGCCGCCCAGTGCGCACCCACGATCAAGAAGCTCTCGCTCGAGCTCGGCGGCAACGCGCCCTTCATCGTCTTCGACGACGCGGACCTCGACGCCGCCGTCGAAGGGGCGCTCGCTTCCAAGTACCGCAACAGTGGCCAGACCTGCGTGTGCGCCAACCGCCTGCTGGTGCAGGACGGTGTGTATGACGCCTTCGCCGAGAAGCTCGCCGCCGCCGTGGCCAAGCTCAAGGTCGGCAACGGGCTGGAAGCCGGCACCACCCAGGGCCCGCTGATCGACATGAACGCGGTGGAGAAAGTCGAAGAGCACATCGCCGACGCACTGTCCAAGGGCGCACGCCTGATGACCGGCGGCAAGCGCCATGCGCTCGGCCACACCTTCTTCGAGCCCACCATCCTCGCCGACGTGACGCCGGCCATGAAAGTGGCGAAAGAAGAAACCTTCGGCCCTGTTGCCCCGCTGTTCCGCTTCAAGGACGAGGCCGAGGCCATTCAGATGGCCAACGACACCGAGTTCGGCCTCGCCGCCTACTTCTACGCCGCTGGCATGAACCGCGTGTGGCGCGTCTCCGCTGCCCTTGAGTACGGCATCGTCGGCATCAACACCGGGATCATCTCCACCGAGGTCGCCCCCTTCGGCGGCGTGAAGTCGTCCGGTCTCGGACGTGAAGGTTCCAAGTACGGCATCGAGGACTACCTCGAGATCAAATACCTGTGCATGGGCGGCGTGCAGTAA
- a CDS encoding branched-chain amino acid ABC transporter permease produces MFKLDKTEIWLLVSALVLVASAFLLPSWLTFILTLALAKALVVQGVVIQMRAGLVSFGQGLFFCIGGYSVGMGGAFLDIHDAFVLIGLGVAASVGVAAILGLLMTRYRDIFFAMLSLALSMILYGLIVKNQALGSTDGFNVHDVTFLGWLPAGEDQKLVIFVLTVLVAGGIAIALNRYMKSGLGGVNEAIKENEIRVEFLGLSPRWILYANYLFAAGISAVGGAFTALATGHVDPEMAFWTTSGEFVFIALLGGTSHVAAPFIAAVLFALVRTYALELAPHSWQMILGFVLLAIIVFLPKGLWSLVAEKRRAAA; encoded by the coding sequence ATGTTCAAACTCGATAAGACAGAAATCTGGCTGCTCGTGTCGGCACTCGTGCTGGTCGCGTCCGCCTTCCTGCTGCCGAGCTGGCTGACCTTCATTCTGACGCTGGCCCTGGCCAAGGCACTGGTGGTGCAGGGCGTCGTGATCCAGATGCGTGCCGGTCTGGTCTCCTTCGGACAAGGGCTCTTCTTCTGCATCGGTGGCTACAGCGTCGGCATGGGCGGAGCCTTTCTCGACATCCACGATGCATTCGTGCTGATCGGCCTTGGGGTTGCAGCCTCAGTGGGCGTGGCCGCGATCCTCGGCTTGCTGATGACCCGCTATCGCGACATCTTCTTCGCGATGCTCTCGCTGGCGCTGTCGATGATCCTGTACGGTCTCATCGTCAAGAACCAGGCTCTGGGATCGACCGACGGTTTCAACGTCCATGACGTCACCTTCCTCGGCTGGTTGCCTGCAGGCGAGGATCAGAAGCTTGTCATTTTCGTGCTCACGGTCCTCGTGGCCGGCGGTATCGCGATCGCGCTCAACCGCTACATGAAATCGGGACTGGGCGGAGTCAACGAGGCCATCAAGGAAAACGAGATCCGGGTGGAGTTCCTCGGCCTCTCCCCGCGCTGGATCCTGTACGCCAATTACCTCTTTGCCGCCGGCATCTCCGCCGTAGGTGGCGCATTCACTGCGCTCGCCACCGGCCATGTCGACCCTGAAATGGCGTTCTGGACCACCTCGGGCGAGTTCGTCTTCATTGCCCTGCTCGGCGGCACTTCACATGTGGCCGCACCCTTCATCGCCGCCGTGCTGTTCGCGCTGGTACGCACCTATGCGCTCGAACTGGCTCCGCATTCGTGGCAGATGATCCTCGGCTTCGTGCTGCTGGCCATCATCGTCTTCCTGCCCAAGGGCCTGTGGAGTCTGGTCGCCGAGAAACGGAGGGCTGCGGCATGA
- a CDS encoding iron-containing alcohol dehydrogenase produces the protein MTNFVFETTPRIVCETGAAARLGDLAKELGMRHAMIVTDRGLIEAGVLNSALEGFKSAGVSTTVFTDVLADPPEESVLSATEAARAAGADGIIGFGGGSSMDTAKLVALLAGAPQALTEVYGIGLARGPRLPLIQVPTTAGTGSEVTPIAIVTTPTQEKKGVVSPILYPDIAVLDGTLTVGLPARVTAMTGIDAMVHAIEAYTSRHKKNPLSDSLAVKALELLYTNIRKVIADGSDLPARSAMLQGSLLAGMAFANAPVAAVHALAYPLGGHYHVPHGLSNALVLSPVLAFNRSAAETPYAELAQVILPQRSFANAAEAADAFIEAMRTLVAEMPFEQRLSEVGVGADDLDMLARDVMNIQRLLINNPRDVTEADARAIYASVL, from the coding sequence ATGACGAATTTCGTGTTTGAAACCACGCCCCGGATCGTATGCGAAACAGGCGCTGCAGCGCGTCTTGGCGATCTGGCAAAGGAACTCGGCATGCGTCACGCGATGATCGTGACCGATCGCGGTCTGATCGAGGCCGGCGTGCTGAATTCCGCGCTCGAAGGCTTCAAGTCGGCCGGCGTTTCCACCACCGTGTTCACCGACGTGCTGGCCGATCCGCCGGAAGAGTCGGTGCTGAGCGCAACCGAGGCCGCCCGCGCCGCCGGGGCAGACGGCATCATCGGCTTTGGCGGTGGCAGCTCGATGGACACCGCAAAGCTCGTTGCCCTGCTCGCAGGCGCACCTCAAGCACTGACCGAAGTCTATGGCATCGGGCTTGCACGCGGTCCGCGCCTGCCGTTGATCCAGGTACCGACCACGGCCGGTACCGGCTCGGAAGTCACGCCAATCGCCATTGTGACCACGCCGACGCAGGAGAAGAAAGGCGTCGTATCGCCCATTCTCTACCCCGACATCGCCGTGCTCGACGGCACGCTGACCGTCGGTCTGCCTGCACGCGTCACCGCCATGACGGGCATCGACGCCATGGTGCATGCGATCGAGGCCTACACCTCGCGCCACAAGAAGAACCCGCTGTCGGACAGTCTTGCAGTGAAGGCGCTGGAACTCCTCTATACCAATATCCGCAAGGTGATCGCCGACGGCAGCGACCTGCCCGCACGCTCCGCGATGCTGCAAGGCTCGCTGCTGGCAGGCATGGCCTTCGCCAACGCACCGGTTGCAGCGGTGCACGCCCTGGCCTACCCGCTGGGCGGGCACTATCACGTGCCACACGGGCTGAGCAATGCGCTGGTACTGTCACCCGTGCTGGCCTTCAACCGCAGCGCGGCAGAAACGCCCTACGCCGAACTGGCGCAGGTCATCCTGCCCCAGCGCAGCTTTGCCAACGCCGCAGAAGCGGCAGACGCCTTCATCGAGGCCATGCGCACCCTGGTCGCCGAAATGCCGTTCGAGCAGCGCCTGAGCGAAGTCGGGGTCGGTGCTGATGACCTCGACATGCTCGCTCGCGACGTCATGAACATTCAGCGCCTGCTGATCAACAATCCACGCGACGTGACCGAAGCGGATGCACGCGCGATCTACGCCTCGGTACTGTAA
- a CDS encoding iron-containing alcohol dehydrogenase, which produces MTDFVFRAPPRIISEIDGLECLGQLAQELAIKRPLLVCDQGIVACGIAGRASRVLAAAGLKAATFDAVLADPPVEMVRKAVEAARAAEADGIIGLGGGSSLDTAKVVALLAHSTQTIEEIYGVDMATGGRLPLIQVPTTAGTGSEVTWVSVITNENGEKKAVYTPQLLPDIALLDAGLTVGMPPKVSAATALDAMVHAIEAYTSRTRKNPVADALARKALELLSRNLPLVLENGQDLQARSAVLEGAMLGGMAFVNASVAAIHGLAYPLGARFHVPHGHSNALVMGPVLRFNLRAATAAYAELARCVLPGRSFASEAEAAEAFVSRMEEMAGYGGLETRLSQLGVGEADIPGMAEEVVTQIQRLIATNPCDMNLEEVTAIYRSIL; this is translated from the coding sequence ATGACTGACTTCGTATTCCGTGCCCCGCCACGGATCATCTCCGAGATCGACGGTCTCGAATGCCTCGGTCAGCTCGCGCAGGAGCTGGCGATCAAACGGCCGCTGCTCGTGTGCGACCAGGGGATCGTCGCCTGCGGCATCGCCGGTCGGGCAAGCAGGGTCCTCGCTGCAGCGGGGCTGAAAGCCGCGACCTTCGATGCCGTCCTTGCCGATCCTCCGGTGGAGATGGTGCGCAAGGCGGTGGAAGCGGCGAGAGCCGCCGAGGCCGACGGCATCATCGGCCTCGGCGGCGGTTCCTCACTGGATACCGCCAAGGTCGTGGCCTTGCTGGCGCATTCGACACAGACGATCGAAGAGATCTACGGCGTCGACATGGCCACTGGCGGCCGCCTGCCACTGATTCAGGTACCGACCACGGCCGGTACCGGCTCGGAGGTCACCTGGGTGTCCGTCATCACCAACGAGAATGGTGAGAAGAAGGCCGTCTATACGCCCCAGCTGCTGCCCGACATCGCCCTGCTCGATGCCGGACTGACCGTGGGCATGCCACCCAAGGTCAGCGCAGCAACCGCGCTGGATGCGATGGTGCATGCCATCGAGGCCTACACCAGCCGCACGCGCAAGAACCCGGTTGCCGACGCCCTTGCACGCAAGGCACTTGAGCTGCTCTCACGCAACCTGCCCCTCGTTCTCGAGAACGGTCAGGATCTGCAGGCGCGTTCGGCCGTGCTGGAAGGCGCAATGCTGGGTGGTATGGCCTTCGTCAATGCTTCCGTTGCGGCCATCCATGGTCTTGCCTACCCGCTTGGCGCACGCTTCCACGTCCCGCACGGGCATTCCAACGCCCTGGTTATGGGGCCGGTACTGCGCTTCAATCTCAGGGCTGCCACAGCCGCCTACGCCGAGCTGGCGCGGTGCGTACTCCCTGGCCGCAGCTTCGCGTCCGAAGCAGAAGCCGCAGAGGCCTTCGTCAGTCGCATGGAAGAGATGGCCGGATATGGTGGGCTCGAAACCCGTCTGAGCCAGCTGGGGGTCGGTGAAGCCGACATTCCCGGCATGGCCGAAGAAGTGGTGACGCAGATTCAACGCCTGATCGCCACCAACCCTTGCGACATGAACCTGGAAGAGGTCACGGCAATCTATCGATCGATTCTGTAG
- a CDS encoding recombination-associated protein RdgC has product MWFKNLQLYRLPTGWDMSIEKLEEQLAKKPFNPCGSQDMESRGWLSPLGNEVLVHAVGGQWLIALGFEHRLLPSSVVKQEADERAAEMADQQGFKLGRKQMKDLREQVAQELMPRAFTRRRRLHAWIDPVGGWLAVDAPSQARAEDVIEELRHCLDSFPLTLVRTERSPVSAMADWLAGNEAPAGFSIDQDCELRSVTEDKAAVRYVRHPLEGDEIKGHLEAGKLPTRLALTFDDRVSFVLTDKLEIKRIDFLDVVRDQIDGQAEDEEALFNAEFALMTGELGQLLPAVVEALGGELKQEATTEVHSAVTKSAAGDPPF; this is encoded by the coding sequence ATGTGGTTCAAGAACCTGCAGTTGTATCGCCTGCCCACAGGGTGGGACATGAGCATCGAGAAACTGGAAGAGCAACTGGCCAAGAAGCCCTTCAACCCGTGTGGCAGCCAGGACATGGAGAGTCGCGGCTGGCTCTCGCCCCTGGGTAACGAAGTTCTGGTCCATGCAGTGGGTGGCCAGTGGCTGATCGCACTTGGTTTCGAACATCGTCTGCTGCCGTCCTCCGTAGTCAAGCAGGAAGCCGACGAACGCGCAGCGGAAATGGCCGACCAGCAAGGCTTCAAACTCGGTCGCAAGCAGATGAAGGATCTGCGCGAACAGGTCGCTCAGGAACTGATGCCGCGCGCCTTTACCCGTCGTCGTCGCCTTCACGCCTGGATCGACCCGGTTGGCGGTTGGCTGGCGGTGGACGCGCCAAGTCAGGCTCGCGCCGAAGATGTCATCGAAGAACTGCGTCACTGCCTCGACAGTTTCCCGCTGACGCTGGTGCGCACCGAACGCTCGCCGGTTTCGGCAATGGCCGACTGGCTTGCAGGCAACGAAGCGCCGGCAGGTTTCAGCATCGACCAGGACTGCGAACTGCGTTCGGTCACCGAGGACAAGGCAGCAGTGCGTTACGTTCGTCATCCGCTCGAAGGCGACGAGATCAAGGGTCACCTCGAAGCCGGCAAGTTGCCGACACGTCTGGCCCTGACCTTTGACGACCGCGTGAGTTTCGTTCTCACCGACAAGCTCGAGATCAAGCGCATCGATTTCCTCGACGTGGTGCGCGACCAGATCGACGGTCAGGCGGAAGACGAAGAGGCGCTTTTCAACGCCGAGTTTGCCCTGATGACCGGCGAGCTGGGTCAGTTGCTGCCTGCTGTCGTTGAAGCACTGGGTGGCGAGTTGAAGCAGGAGGCCACAACGGAGGTTCATTCGGCAGTGACGAAGTCAGCTGCAGGTGATCCACCGTTCTGA
- a CDS encoding ABC transporter ATP-binding protein: MSIILETRGLNRSFGAVTAARDLNVQIESGEVVGVIGSNGAGKTTFINMVTGYLPPSSGEILFEGKSIVGKSTREIIRKGMTRSFQVAQLFPEMTVLDNLLIALVAAEGPRPSFFSGLRSKSRVARADEILEEFAVQQYRDAIVSAVPQGARKLIDIAMALIGKPRMLLLDEPTSGVSVEEKFPLMDTVMLAVRRHKVTVLFVEHDMEIVERYVSRVLAFYSGEIISDGAPAKVFGDAKVQELVIGHGHGRKTEEKERSAA; this comes from the coding sequence ATGAGCATCATTCTCGAAACCCGTGGCCTGAATCGCAGCTTTGGCGCGGTGACGGCTGCACGTGACCTCAATGTGCAGATCGAATCCGGCGAGGTGGTCGGCGTCATCGGCTCCAACGGCGCCGGCAAGACCACCTTCATCAACATGGTGACCGGCTATCTGCCACCTTCGTCGGGCGAGATCCTGTTCGAAGGCAAGTCCATCGTCGGCAAGAGCACACGCGAGATCATCCGCAAGGGTATGACGCGCTCCTTTCAGGTGGCGCAGCTCTTTCCCGAAATGACCGTGCTCGACAACCTGCTGATTGCGCTCGTCGCGGCAGAGGGACCACGACCGTCCTTCTTCAGCGGCCTTCGCAGCAAGTCCCGGGTCGCAAGGGCCGACGAGATCCTCGAGGAATTCGCCGTTCAGCAGTACCGCGACGCCATCGTCAGTGCTGTACCTCAGGGCGCACGCAAGCTGATCGACATCGCCATGGCCCTGATCGGCAAGCCCCGCATGCTGCTGCTCGACGAACCCACCAGCGGCGTCAGCGTGGAAGAGAAGTTTCCGCTGATGGACACGGTGATGCTTGCGGTTCGACGCCACAAGGTGACGGTGCTTTTCGTCGAACACGACATGGAGATCGTCGAGCGCTACGTCTCGCGCGTACTCGCGTTCTACAGCGGCGAAATCATCAGTGATGGCGCGCCCGCCAAGGTGTTTGGCGATGCCAAGGTGCAGGAACTCGTCATCGGTCACGGCCACGGTCGCAAGACCGAAGAAAAAGAGAGGAGCGCGGCATGA
- a CDS encoding ABC transporter substrate-binding protein, whose translation MKRTRSYLAPTALALAAAIGFSAPVTAAENGKFRVGIVTFLSGAAAGPFGVPSLNGAKLVIDALNEGKVPAPYGLKGINGLEIETVIVDENGGASKQVEEFRNLAERHKVDAVIGYISSGDCLAIAPVAEELKLTTVLFDCGTSRLFEENKAPTYVFRTGLDAAIDNIGAARYLIDTGRKLESVASIQQNYAWGHDSWGDFSAAIKQLKPGVKVTTEQLPKLFQGQYGAEISALSVSKPDVIHSSFWGGDMEAFVLQGNARGLFDKRTAVLTCGESALDRFKGQAPNGLVIGARGPFGAFAPENTLSTWFRTAYRSSAEMDPTYPAFKMAQAILGLKAAVEKAAGKPGVIPAKEEVARSFKGLTFESVSGTVRMARANGHQALQGIAYGEYKFDAKSDKATIANVKSYSGECVTPPDGTTAADWIKAGFPGAQCN comes from the coding sequence ATGAAAAGAACAAGATCGTATCTCGCACCCACCGCCCTCGCACTTGCCGCGGCCATCGGTTTTTCGGCCCCGGTCACCGCAGCGGAAAACGGAAAATTCCGCGTGGGTATCGTGACCTTCCTGTCCGGCGCAGCGGCTGGCCCGTTTGGCGTACCGTCGCTCAACGGCGCCAAGCTCGTGATCGATGCCCTCAATGAAGGCAAGGTGCCGGCGCCCTACGGACTCAAGGGCATCAATGGTCTCGAGATCGAAACCGTCATCGTCGACGAGAATGGTGGTGCAAGCAAACAGGTGGAAGAGTTCCGCAACCTGGCCGAGCGTCACAAGGTTGATGCCGTCATCGGCTATATCTCGTCCGGCGACTGCCTGGCCATCGCGCCTGTGGCGGAAGAGCTGAAGCTCACGACGGTACTGTTCGACTGTGGCACCTCGCGCCTGTTCGAGGAGAACAAGGCACCCACCTATGTTTTCCGTACCGGCCTCGATGCCGCCATCGACAACATCGGCGCCGCGCGCTATCTCATCGATACCGGGCGCAAGCTCGAGTCCGTGGCCAGCATCCAGCAGAACTACGCCTGGGGCCACGACTCCTGGGGCGACTTCTCGGCTGCCATCAAGCAGCTCAAGCCCGGCGTCAAGGTCACCACCGAGCAGTTGCCCAAGCTCTTCCAGGGCCAGTACGGTGCCGAGATTTCCGCGCTCAGCGTCAGCAAGCCCGACGTGATCCACAGCAGCTTCTGGGGCGGCGACATGGAAGCCTTCGTGCTCCAGGGCAACGCCCGCGGCCTGTTCGACAAGCGTACGGCCGTCCTGACCTGTGGCGAATCCGCACTCGACCGTTTCAAGGGCCAGGCGCCCAATGGCCTGGTGATCGGTGCGCGTGGTCCTTTCGGTGCCTTCGCGCCGGAAAACACGCTGAGCACCTGGTTCCGCACCGCCTATCGCAGCAGCGCGGAAATGGACCCGACCTATCCTGCATTCAAGATGGCACAGGCCATCCTGGGTCTGAAAGCAGCTGTGGAAAAGGCAGCGGGCAAGCCCGGCGTCATTCCGGCCAAGGAAGAAGTGGCCCGCAGCTTCAAGGGTCTGACCTTCGAGTCCGTATCGGGCACCGTGCGCATGGCGCGTGCCAACGGTCATCAGGCGCTGCAGGGCATTGCCTACGGCGAATACAAGTTCGATGCAAAGTCGGACAAGGCCACGATTGCCAACGTGAAATCCTACAGCGGCGAATGCGTGACCCCGCCGGACGGCACCACTGCGGCCGACTGGATCAAGGCCGGCTTCCCCGGTGCGCAGTGTAACTAA
- a CDS encoding ABC transporter ATP-binding protein: protein MTLNIRGLNVSIDSIPILRDVAMEVPKGAMIGLIGRNGAGKTTLMRSIMGLLPIESGAIRIHDQDMSKVAGYKRAGLGVSYLPEDRRLIPQLTVEENILMPAWANGIKDAPQRLAWIYELMPEVAEFRDRRALQLSGGQQKLVALARALMPGRRLLLLDEPFEGVAPVLSRRLTEVIASLGNEGLSVVLSESDDVHSADLVDRSYRIERGVVEAA, encoded by the coding sequence ATGACGCTGAATATCAGGGGACTCAACGTGTCCATCGACAGCATTCCCATCCTGCGCGACGTTGCGATGGAAGTGCCCAAAGGCGCCATGATTGGTCTGATCGGACGCAACGGCGCGGGCAAGACCACGCTGATGCGCAGCATCATGGGCCTGCTGCCCATCGAGTCCGGCGCCATCCGTATCCACGACCAGGACATGAGCAAGGTGGCCGGTTACAAGCGCGCCGGGCTTGGCGTGAGCTATCTCCCGGAAGACCGCCGCCTGATCCCGCAGCTCACCGTGGAAGAAAACATCCTGATGCCGGCCTGGGCAAACGGGATCAAGGACGCGCCTCAGCGCCTGGCATGGATCTACGAGCTGATGCCCGAAGTGGCGGAGTTCCGGGATCGCCGCGCGCTGCAGCTCAGTGGTGGCCAGCAGAAGCTGGTAGCCCTGGCGCGCGCACTGATGCCCGGAAGACGCCTGCTGTTGCTGGACGAACCCTTCGAAGGCGTCGCGCCGGTGCTCTCGCGCCGCCTGACCGAGGTCATCGCAAGCCTGGGCAACGAAGGCTTGTCCGTGGTGCTTTCCGAATCCGACGACGTCCATTCTGCCGACCTCGTCGACCGCAGTTATCGCATCGAACGCGGTGTGGTCGAAGCCGCCTGA